The sequence ATTATTTTCAATTTGTTTTAAAGTATCTTGATAACTGCTTTGATAAAAATAATTTAAAACGTCGATAAAATAATTGACAAtttttttattttgaaaacaattTAAATTATTGCAAAACAATTCAGAATGTTGTCAAAATAATTTCAAATGTTATGGAAATAATTTGAATTGTCATAAAAACATGTGAAGTCTAAACACATAGGCACTGGTCTAATTATCACTTATATTTTTATTAAGACGTAACACTGTTAAGTATAACTAATGGAGTAGTGTTATACAATAGTTTAATTTGAAAAAGTACTGTCAAACACGCAAAGTCTAAAAAATAAGGACAAATCCACCGTTACTATTAAAAACAGGGGCACTGCCGCAGTTGCCTCTATATAAAAAGAGAGAAATTTGGGTATATAACATCAAAAGATTACAACTTTGGATTTATACCATTGATATCTTATTTATATGTGGGGTTTACATGAGTCAATGTCATATGAAATTAATAGTATatatttaaagttgtaattttttGTTGGTATAGATCTAATTATTCAAGAGAGAAGTGTTGTTTCGAAATCAAAAGCTTGAGTGGAGGGAAGGGAGGAGGAGCTAGTGCGCGCAGCCGAGATGGCGGGCAATGCTGGGAAAGCAACTGCATTTCCCGCCTCATCAGTTCGTGTATCCCCGCCCTTTCCCAAACCGCCCCCCGCGTTTTCCTACCGACAGGTGGGACCGAAGCCACGGACCAGGCCCACCTGTCAGGTAAATCTTCCGGAGCAAGGAGCATGGAGCGGCCGGGCGGGAAAACATTTCGCGGCTGGCTGCGGTTCCCCGAAATTTCTCCCTCCCTTTTACGCTCCGCTTCCCCCAAACGACTCCCTATTAATCCCCCACGTTCCCCTTCCCTTTCTCTCCCGCCGCCGCACGCCCCTCTCAAACCTCCGCGCTCCCGCCCAGCTAGGGTTTCCCCGATCTCCCCTCCTTCTCAACCGCCGCCGTCGCCGAGAGCGCCGCCACGATGTTGGAGCTGCGGCTTGTGCAGGGGAGCCTCCTCAAGAAGGTCCTGGAGGCGATCCGCGAGCTGGTCAACGACGCCAACTTCGACTGCTCCGGCACCGGGTTCTCGCTGCAGGCCATGGACTCGAGCCACGTCGCCCTCGTCGCGCTGCTCCTACGCGCCGAGGGGTTCGAGCACTACCGCTGCGACCGCAACCTCTCCATGGGCATGAACCTCAACAACATGGCCAAGATGCTCCGGTGCGCCGGTAACGACGACATCATCACCATAAAGGCCGATGACGGTTCCGACACCGTCACCTTCATGTTCGAGTCGCCCAGTGAGTGGCCGTTCATTCTCTACTACTTTCATTCGCCTTTTTCTGGGCGCCTTTTTTTTGACCCTGTGCCGTCGTGGTTCTCGTGTAAATGAACAGAGCAAGATAAGATTGCGGATTTCGAGATGAAACTGATGGATATTGATAGCGAGCACCTCGGAATCCCGGATTCCGAGTACCAGGCCATCGTCCGCATGCCTTCTTCTGAGTTTATGAGGATCTGCAAGGATCTTAGCAGCATCGGAGACACTGGTAAAAGAATTTTTCTATAGTAAAGTTCTGTCATTAATGGTTTAGTCTTTGTTAATTGAGCAGTTGCCGTTTCTCTTGTTTCAGTCGTTATCTCGGTAACCAAGGAGGGCGTGAAGTTCTCCACATCTGGAGAAATTGGGAGTGCGAACATTGTTTGCAGGCAGAACCAAACTATTGACAAGGTACCTTGTTATACCAAGCTGTTACCTGAAACCATGACACCATCCATGCTCTGAATTTTAGTGGAACTGATAGTTTGTTGCTTTATTTTATTACATACCGTGGTTAACAATTGTGCATTTGTCATACTAAAACAAGGCGCTTGTAGCTGCTTAAGTTTAAATGATGTATATTTTGTTATTACTGTTCAGTCAATGTGGCCCACTAGTCTAGCTCAAAAACTCAACCGTTACTGCTTAAATCAGAGTTGAGTACATTGAAAAATAGCTCGTTATCATCTCGTTCAAGCAACAAGTTATCTTCAACATATATTTGGTCGAAATGTATTTCTGACTACGCCCCTGCAATTAGATTCCCTAAAACACCGTGCTCTGGAATTTTTTTCCTATTGTTTAAGGTGATAATTTGGAAAGCAAGTTGCACTTCATTTTGATTGATTCAATTGGTACTGACAGCACTTGTTGAATTAGGATTTGCCCTGGTTATTGATTTTTATTATCTGCCTTGGGTATTTTGTTAACCAAGCCTAGAATTCGTTTACGATGCTAATTGCAATTGGTACCATAAGAGCAAGGATCTTTAGTACCTGTACTAAACGAAACATCTCAACATTACTGAGATGTTCTAAATTTATTATTGGATGCTTCATTGTACCATTCTGAAAAAGATACTCTAGCATATGAAATATGGCCGGACTGGCTAAAATGGACACTGTTTTGATGAATGCAGCCAGAAGAGGCTACCATTATAGAGATGCAAGAGCCGGTTTCCCTGACTTTTGCCCTAAGGTACATGAACTCGTTCACGAAGGCGTCTTCACTGTCCGAACAAGTCACGATCAGCCTGTCGTCCGAGCTACCAGTGGTGGTCGAGTATAAGATCGCTGAGATGGGTTACATTAGATTTTACCTGGCGCCAAAGATTGAGGACGATGAGGAGATGAAGCCATGATTGCCATCAGTGCTCATGCTGCCGACTTTTCGTCGTCTTCCATCCATGGTTTGCTTATTAGCTATTGTTTGCACTCAAAGGGAAAAAAGGATGTTATGTTTTATCTCTTAGGCCAGACTGCTTTAGCTACTTATTTGTGACTGCTGTGTGTCCATGGATTTATAGTGAATCTAGATTAGTGGGCTTGTGCTTTGTGCATGCCGCTGCTGTCTGCCCATAAGCTACTTATTTCTATTCAGACATGAAATTCTTTGTTGGGAACTTGATAAGCTGCATGAtaagaagccctttttaagtattGACTAGTTAGATATTCTTTTGGTTATGTGATGTGAAGTTAGAACCAGCAACTAAGTTCTGTAGACAATTTTACTTTTTTTTTTGCATAAAGTGAAAAGAGTGATGTATAAGAGTATCTCGACTAGCTAAATAACTTGCCAAACCAAATTTTGACTACTCAATAGTAAAATAACTTTCCAACAGACCAGCTATCTAACTTGTCAAGTTATGTGACTTTATAAATTGGCTTTGACTCGTCAAGTTATCGGACTTTATAAATTGACTTtctcactagccaaatttggATAGCCACTTGATTAGCCAAACTAGATAGATATTATGTTGATGTGAgatgtaatatatatatatatatatatatagtgtaaTCTTTATAAAAATGTAAGTAGATAGTAAAATAGAGTATAAAAAAtgaagagtctcttggatatgctTTAATTATCGTGGAATCTTGCTTAAACATCGACTTGTGGATAATATTACATTTTTTTCATAAAGCTGACAAGAAGGGCGAAGCGCAACGACTGCGGATTGTCGAATCGTGTTTAAACCCCCACTTCTGGACAACTGTCTTTTTTTTTTGCATAAAACGAGAAGGGTGACGCATAATAACTGTGGAATATTGTACTCCAGTAGTGGTTGAGAAAAGAGATGGCAAGCAGTTAggcatagagatggcaatgggtaaatacccaccgggtattactaccccatacccacgacacaaaaataaccccaccgggtcacccatatacactggcgggtatggatttacccccatacccatacccatgtgggtatgggtcacccatcgggtcacccgtacccacaaaaattaaacaaatatcaaaatattatactatacaaatgtcaagtatatccatataaataccattataaatttttctagtatcatttaaccatccattcaacacaccaaagataattggataaagtagtaaaACTATGATAGTACTAAatagcacattacatgttccattacatggtcattaaattgttgttaaatagtaaaaaagttggatgactaaagtccaagttcatgcttcggataagtttatattgggtattttatacccacgggttaacgggtatgggtgaaggcggaacgttctaatacccatttacccattgggtgacgatttttacccaataatagactcatgggtagaatatttagcccacatacataccctaatagagtaaatacccatcgggtatcgggtacccattgccatctcaggCATTCGCATGGGACTATTCCATCCTCGTCTCGAGCAAGTAGTCATGAC is a genomic window of Zea mays cultivar B73 chromosome 5, Zm-B73-REFERENCE-NAM-5.0, whole genome shotgun sequence containing:
- the LOC542425 gene encoding proliferating cell nuclear antigen is translated as MLELRLVQGSLLKKVLEAIRELVNDANFDCSGTGFSLQAMDSSHVALVALLLRAEGFEHYRCDRNLSMGMNLNNMAKMLRCAGNDDIITIKADDGSDTVTFMFESPKQDKIADFEMKLMDIDSEHLGIPDSEYQAIVRMPSSEFMRICKDLSSIGDTVVISVTKEGVKFSTSGEIGSANIVCRQNQTIDKPEEATIIEMQEPVSLTFALRYMNSFTKASSLSEQVTISLSSELPVVVEYKIAEMGYIRFYLAPKIEDDEEMKP